Within Conexibacter woesei DSM 14684, the genomic segment CTGCTGGGCGTGATGCTCAGCTTCCTCGTCAAGGCTCCGCCGGACGAGCGTGAGCGGGGCGCGTCGCTGAAGGCCGTCTTCGCGGTGCCGCTGACCGAGGACGCCGCCGTCTTCGCCGAGCGCTTCGGCTGCGACGTCTACACGGCGTTCAACATGACCGAGGTCAGCACGCCGCTGCTGACGGGCAGCAACCCGACCGCGCTCGGGACCTGCGGGCGCCCGCGCGAAGGCGTCGAGGTGCGCGTCGTCGACGAGCACGACCAGGAGGTCGCGACCGGCGAGGTGGGCGAGCTGATCGTGCGCGCCGACATGCCGTGGTCGATGAACAGCGGCTACTGGCGCGAGCCGGAGGCGACGGCGCGCGCGTGGCGCAACGGCTGGTTCCACACCGGCGACGCCTTCCACGTCGACGCCGACGGCGACTACTACTTCGTCGACCGCGTCAAGGACGCCATCCGGCGGCGCGGCGAGAACATCTCCTCGTTCGAGGTCGAGGCGGAGATCCTGTCCCATCCCGCCGTCCGCGAGGCGGCGGTGGTCGCGGTCTCCAGCGAGCACAGCGAGGACGACGTCCTGGCGGTGCTTGCGCCGCAGGCCGGCGGGCAGATCGATCCACTGCAGCTGATCGAGTACCTGGCAGCGCGCATGCCGCACTTCATGGTGCCGCGCTACGTGCGCGTGCTCGACGAGCTGCCCAAGACGCTGACGAACAAGGTCCAGAAGCAGGAGCTGCGCGCCGCCGGCGTCACGGACGACACGTGGGACCGCGAAGCGGCCGGCATCCGCCTGCGGCGCGAGCGGCTCGGGCAGGCGTGACGCCAGGCGTGCAGCTGATCGCCGACGCGCCCGAGTCGTACGCCGAGGCGCTGCCGGGCTGCCGGATGTCGCGCGTCATCGGCGCGAGCGCAGTTGCCGGCCTCGACGGCGGCTTCATGCGCTTCGACGCCGACACCGACCTGGGCTCGTGGCGGCTGACCTACGACGAGGTCGTCTACGTGACGCGGGGCGAGCTGACCGTCGTGCCGGAGGATCCAGCGGGCGACGCGGTTGTGGCTGCGGCGGGATCGGCCGTCGCGATCGTGTCCGGGACGACGGTCCGCTACCGCGGGCGAGCCGGCACGCATGCCCTGTATGTCCTGACCCCGCGCGGCGCCATGCCGCGGAGCACGAAGCGCGTCCCGCGGGATGGCGCGGCGAGACGCTCTGATTCAACGTCGGCATGACGCGCGTCACTTGGGCTATGCGGCTCACCGCGGGACCTCGCCCTTCGACTGGTGGCATCGCAACCTGCGGAGGCGGATTCGCCGTCAGCTGAGACAGGGAGCGGCATGGCCGCCGATCCGACACGCGATCCCGCTCGCAGGCACGCGAGGACGCTGGCTCGCGCACGATGCTGGACGGTCGCGGACGTACCGGGCAGTAGCGCGACCGACGTGGGCGCCTACCCGGCGAGCGCGTCGAGCGCACGCCGCAGCAGACGGGACACCTGCATCTGAGAGCAGCCGATCCGCTGTGCGATCTCGTGCTGCGTCATGTCCTCGGCGAAGCGCAGGTAGAGGATCTCGCGGTCCCGCAGCGGCAGGGCGCGCAGTCTCGGCCCGATCGTCGTCCGGTGCTCGGCGAGGGCGAAGCCGTACTCGTCGCAGCCGAGCGTGTCGCCGATCGTCGCGCTGCCGTCGTCCTGGCCGGGCACAGGGCGGTCCAGCGATGAGGCTGCTTTCGCGGTCGTTGCGTGGAGCGCTTCGGTGATCTGCTCGTCGTCGAGCCCTGTCGCGGCCGAGAGCTCGTGGATCGTGGGTGAGCGTCCTGGCCGCTCGCTCAACTCGGTCATCGCGTGGCGCAGCCGGAGGGCGTCTTCCTGGACTCTGCGCGGGACGTGGACCGACCAGGTCGTGTCGCGGAAGTGGCGGCGCAGCTCGCCTGTGATGGTCGGGATCGCGAACGATGCGAAGCGGGGTCCGGCGTCGGGGTCGAAGCGATCGATCGCCTTCACGAGGCCGACGCAGGCGACCTGCACCAGGTCGTCGAGCGGCTCGGGCCCGGGGTGGTAGCGGCGGGCGAGCTTGTGCACCAGTGGCATGAACGACTCGATCGCGCGCGTGCGGCAGCGCGGATCGCCGGTCTCGCGGTAGCGGCGGATCAGATCCTCAGTGCGGATGGCGCTGCCGCGGGGCTTCGCGGAACGGCGGGGTGCGGACAGCGACGGTGCGGTCGGAGCAGCGATCATGGGGCGATCCTCGGCGTTGGCTTCCTATGGACCGCCGCCGGAGCCTGCCCGAGTGAACGAACCCGCCCTTGCCGCGTGGTGAAACAAGACGAGTGGAGCCGAAAGACCCGAAATGACGCTCGCCTTCTCCGTCAGAGTACCCGACCGCGTCAAGACACAGTCCTGGCGGATTCGCTCTGAGCTGAGCAGCTGAACTCGCCGCGTTCGTCGCGTTGCGTGAAGCGCAGGCGCCGCGGGTAGCGCAGGCGCATGTCTTCGATCACCACGGCGATCGAGCTGCTGCCGCTCGGACTGCGCCATCACGTCTCGGCCGAGGTCGGGGAGGCGCTCGTGCGGGCGGGCGAGGCCGCCCGCACCGCGGGCCGTGCCGAATTGACCGCCGGCGATCTGCTCGACGCTCTCACGGTGGTCATGGGAAGCGCGGCACCACCTGCGCGTGCGCCGTCGCCGGCGCGGGTGACACCGTATCGCGACGGTCCGTACCTCCTGCGTGGGAGATTCGAGCTGACCGATCAGGACGGCGAGCCGATCCCCTGCGCGCGCTCGACCGTGGCGCTCTGTCGCTGTGGGCGCTCGCAGATCCGCCCGTTCTGCGACGGCACGCACAAGCTCGTCGGCTTCAGAGCGGAGAGCGGGGCGGAGGCCGACGCGCCGCCGGAGGCCTCGTACCCGCCGGCCGATTCGGTCTGACGGGGCTCGGCTCGTCCGGCCTACGCGGTCGTGAGCGGGCGCAGCGAGCTGCTGCCGGCGTCCCAGGCCGTGAGCAGGTGATCGGCCCAGCGGGCTTCGATCGCCAGCAGCGCGCGTGCGCCGAGGACGATGTCGGCGGCGAGCTGTGGCTCGGCGACGGCGAGGCCGCCGGCGAGGTCCCAGGCGGCGATGTTCTCGTGCACGGCGTCGGCCGTGACGTGCTCGTCGAAGAAGTCCGTCGCGTCGCGGTCGCAACCGAGGCGGCGCAGCGCGTTGCCGTAGCGGCGGTTGGGCAGCGAGGAGGTCATCTCGAACGCTGCGAGGTGGCCGACGATCGCGCCGCGCAGGCGCCGGTGGAGCCCGCACAGGGACATCAGGTTGACGGTCGCGAGCGTGATCGCGGGGAGTCGTTCGAGGTGGGCGCCGTACGCGGCGTCGAGCCCGAGTGCGCGCATCGCCTTCGCGAAGAGGACGGCGTGGATGCGCTCGGCGTCTCCGCCGCCGTACTCGTCGGTCTGGATCTCGACCAGCGCCGCCTTCGGACCGCCGGCCAGGCGCGGGATCGCCCACGAGTGCGGGTCCGCCTCCTTGAGCTGGTAGGCCGAGCGGTGGATCAGGAACTCGCGCACCTGCTCGGCGTCCGCACCGGTCTCGATCCGCCGCGACAGCGGAGGGCCGTCGTCGGCGGCCGCAATCGT encodes:
- a CDS encoding CDGSH iron-sulfur domain-containing protein, which produces MSSITTAIELLPLGLRHHVSAEVGEALVRAGEAARTAGRAELTAGDLLDALTVVMGSAAPPARAPSPARVTPYRDGPYLLRGRFELTDQDGEPIPCARSTVALCRCGRSQIRPFCDGTHKLVGFRAESGAEADAPPEASYPPADSV
- a CDS encoding AMP-binding protein, with product MTSEHDIPDPDECVFPRLLRRHALATPDAPFVLFADGSSWSYADAWQETLRAASGLRALGVRRGDRVMAWLPNGPDILRTWFGANQLGAVFSPINTAFRGRVLEHVVGKTDPHLIVAHADLVGRLDGIASPPAAQVVTIAPGEPGPWPAEPDGDEALAECPAEPWDPYAIIYTSGTTGPSKGVVSSYVHGWASVMPTARMFDASARSLTSLPLFHAGATLDVIAALALGSSLALVDGFDTASFWDVVERSQATVCTLLGVMLSFLVKAPPDERERGASLKAVFAVPLTEDAAVFAERFGCDVYTAFNMTEVSTPLLTGSNPTALGTCGRPREGVEVRVVDEHDQEVATGEVGELIVRADMPWSMNSGYWREPEATARAWRNGWFHTGDAFHVDADGDYYFVDRVKDAIRRRGENISSFEVEAEILSHPAVREAAVVAVSSEHSEDDVLAVLAPQAGGQIDPLQLIEYLAARMPHFMVPRYVRVLDELPKTLTNKVQKQELRAAGVTDDTWDREAAGIRLRRERLGQA
- a CDS encoding cupin domain-containing protein, whose translation is MTPGVQLIADAPESYAEALPGCRMSRVIGASAVAGLDGGFMRFDADTDLGSWRLTYDEVVYVTRGELTVVPEDPAGDAVVAAAGSAVAIVSGTTVRYRGRAGTHALYVLTPRGAMPRSTKRVPRDGAARRSDSTSA
- a CDS encoding iron-containing redox enzyme family protein, which produces MATTVTRPTGPRAIELPAPRGPLSERLFTTLRQPPGTLLGLPAATSLAAAGDPLVDDDLQLTLYVSYELHYSDIAGVDPDWEWDPGQLAFRATLERPFEAAVRRLAGPVDDVDPAQIGATLQTIAAADDGPPLSRRIETGADAEQVREFLIHRSAYQLKEADPHSWAIPRLAGGPKAALVEIQTDEYGGGDAERIHAVLFAKAMRALGLDAAYGAHLERLPAITLATVNLMSLCGLHRRLRGAIVGHLAAFEMTSSLPNRRYGNALRRLGCDRDATDFFDEHVTADAVHENIAAWDLAGGLAVAEPQLAADIVLGARALLAIEARWADHLLTAWDAGSSSLRPLTTA
- a CDS encoding SigB/SigF/SigG family RNA polymerase sigma factor, with product MIAAPTAPSLSAPRRSAKPRGSAIRTEDLIRRYRETGDPRCRTRAIESFMPLVHKLARRYHPGPEPLDDLVQVACVGLVKAIDRFDPDAGPRFASFAIPTITGELRRHFRDTTWSVHVPRRVQEDALRLRHAMTELSERPGRSPTIHELSAATGLDDEQITEALHATTAKAASSLDRPVPGQDDGSATIGDTLGCDEYGFALAEHRTTIGPRLRALPLRDREILYLRFAEDMTQHEIAQRIGCSQMQVSRLLRRALDALAG